One region of Zingiber officinale cultivar Zhangliang chromosome 7B, Zo_v1.1, whole genome shotgun sequence genomic DNA includes:
- the LOC122005711 gene encoding crocetin glucosyltransferase 2-like, with protein sequence MSPASESYDHVVLIPYPNQSHINAMLQFAKRLAAHGLAATLTPTRFLLATTRIPSPGPVRLAPISDGHDAGGSAEAASVHAYLDSFERAGSRSLDDLLLEAAGPSPVRLLIFDSFLPWAGDVGRRHGIPTAAFFTQCAAVNLVYFHVRAGMVEVPVREAVELPALPRLELRDLPSFLPEGISIFPEFLDLVLNQFRDLEKVDEVLVNTVYEWEPQQIDWLRSAYPVKTVGPTIPYAYLDNRIPSGANNGFHHLSAEGSPCVAWLDVRPAASVVYVSFGSTAAPSPQQMLEVAFGLADAGKHFLWAVRSSEADMIPPGFAEEHGGSGRGLVVDWSPQLEVLAHDAVGCFVTHCGWNSTLEGMSLGVPMVAVPQWTDQPTVAKYVEDVWGVGVRAKRDEEARLVRREEVVRCVREVMEGSRSDEIRRNAAKWREAAKAAVGDGNGSSGKSTVELINKYCSKAE encoded by the exons ATGTCGCCGGCTTCTGAGTCCTACGACCATGTCGTCTTGATTCCCTACCCAAACCAAAGCCACATCAACGCCATGCTTCAGTTCGCCAAGCGCCTCGCCGCCCACGGCCTCGCCGCCACCCTCACTCCAACCCGCTTCCTTCTCGCCACCACCAGGATACCCTCCCCAGGCCCCGTCCGCCTCGCCCCCATCTCCGACGGCCACGACGCAGGCGGCTCCGCCGAGGCCGCCTCCGTCCACGCGTACCTTGATTCCTTCGAGCGCGCCGGCTCACGCAGCCTCGACGATCTGCTACTCGAAGCCGCCGGCCCCAGCCCCGTCCGACTCCTCATCTTCGACTCCTTCCTGCCGTGGGCCGGCGACGTCGGAAGAAGGCACGGAATCCCCACCGCCGCCTTCTTTACGCAGTGCGCCGCCGTGAACCTGGTGTACTTCCACGTGAGGGCGGGGATGGTGGAGGTACCGGTGCGGGAGGCGGTAGAACTTCCGGCGCTGCCTCGTCTGGAGCTGAGAGACCTGCCTTCGTTCCTGCCGGAGGGGATCAGCATCTTCCCGGAGTTCTTGGACCTGGTCCTGAACCAGTTCAGAGACTTAGAGAAGGTGGACGAGGTGCTCGTCAACACCGTCTATGAATGGGAGCCTCAG CAAATAGATTGGTTGAGGAGTGCTTATCCAGTCAAGACCGTAGGTCCGACGATACCGTACGCGTACCTGGACAACCGAATCCCCTCCGGCGCAAACAACGGCTTTCACCACCTCTCGGCGGAAGGGTCCCCGTGCGTGGCCTGGCTCGACGTCCGCCCGGCCGCCTCCGTCGTCTACGTGTCCTTCGGCAGCACCGCCGCGCCGAGCCCCCAGCAGATGCTCGAGGTCGCCTTCGGCCTCGCCGATGCCGGTAAGCACTTTCTGTGGGCAGTCCGGTCGTCCGAAGCCGACATGATTCCGCCGGGGTTCGCGGAGGAGCACGGCGGATCCGGCAGGGGTCTGGTTGTCGACTGGAGCCCGCAGCTGGAGGTGCTGGCGCACGATGCGGTGGGGTGCTTCGTGACGCACTGCGGCTGGAACTCGACGTTGGAAGGGATGAGCCTCGGCGTGCCGATGGTGGCGGTGCCGCAGTGGACCGACCAGCCGACGGTGGCCAAGTACGTGGAGGACGTGTGGGGGGTCGGGGTGAGGGCGAAGCGGGATGAGGAGGCCCGGTtggtgaggagggaggaggtCGTGAGGTGCGTGAGGGAGGTGATGGAGGGAAGCCGGAGCGACGAGATCAGGCGGAACGCTGCCAAGTGGAGGGAGGCGGCCAAGGCAGCCGTCGGCGATGGGAACGGAAGCTCCGGTAAGAGCACTGTCGAACTCATCAATAAGTATTGCTCCAAAGCAGAGTAA